Part of the Zonotrichia albicollis isolate bZonAlb1 chromosome 2, bZonAlb1.hap1, whole genome shotgun sequence genome, CACAGTGAAATGGCATTTTAAGTGAATAAATGAATAAAGAATGGGCAATAAACCTGAAggcaaataaagcaaaaaatgcCCCTCTGTTTTAACCCTACAGCATAAAGATTCACCAATAAAAAGCCTCACTACAACACCACTATTAAATCACGTTCATTGcttacatatttatttaaataaatgcaaattatGATTTAAACACAGGTTCAAACACAGGTGTAAGCTCACAAAGTGATACAGAACTCCGCAAGATTCTTTGAAGCAGCTGTACTTTGGGAAAAGCCATCTCCATGGAAAGGCAAATCTGAAAGTTGCTTAGTTTACTTGAagcactgcctgtgccctgcAACTAGAAGCTGTTCAAAACTTGAAATCTGACAAAGATGATGCATTTTGGGTACTTGACACCATGACAAAACTGAAAACTGTAACTGACTGTTAATAGGCTCTTTGCAAACTCCATGGAAAAGGATAGTCTTCATAACATAAACTCCTGAATTACAAAATAATCACATTAGGAACATCTTTCATAATATCAACACAATTCAGGAGACATCACTAGTGAGTTGTGGAGATTAACTATTTACAGTAATCAAGTAGTACTATGCTAATATTTATATTAACTAATTTCAGCTAGTAGTTTGCACAGTTTACACAAGTTCTTGCTAGAGATTTCCAGCTTCTTGCTTGGAGCACCACGACAGCAACTGAGCAGTCTAACCTATGCTCAGTAATCCTTTCTTGCTCTTCTCTTCGTGTTCTCACCCCTTTCTCTCAGTTTAACCAATTTGTATTTAATTCCTTTCCCAACTGTTCAATTCCACTGTTGCTTTGTATTTTCTGTCGTCAGAACTTACTTTTCACCCCCCTTTGGAATATGCATGGCACATGGTGGGTTAAACTTCCCTTCACCAGTAAATAAGGAAGCAAATGCTGCTGATTACCATTATCTACCCAGAAATGGAAAACTGTTGATTATGTATTACTTCCCTAATTAATATTATTTGAAATGCAAACTGCAGAACAAATATTTAGCTAAAGGATTAAATTTCCTGTTGGAAGCTGAACAACTGACTCTGCCTTGCTAGccaactgcccagccctctGCACAGGCAGGACACAGCAGAGCGGTGTGGCTCAGGcactgcaggcaggagcagtgcAGCTTTACAGAGGGGTCTGTTCCACACTGCTCCCAGTGCCATTagctctgctgttcctgcagtgaCAGGCCATTCAGAGCAGGTATCACAAGGCATGATTTAtcaaaaataaagttttttcaCTCAAAAGCACTTTTTCCTACCAATTCCTCTTTTCTGAGGCATCTTAGTTTATAGGAGTCTTAAGTTCGTAATACTACACAGACTTGAAAGGTACAAGTGAACAAAAATGGACtccagttaaaaagaaaaatatcaaacTGTTTCCTTGGAAACTTTTATTTCACTGGATGATAAAATGATTTTCAGGAGGTCCAAATTCCAGTCAATATTTCCTAATCACCTAAAGCAAATATAACACTAAGTGCTATAATCAAAGAGAACTGCAGCTAGAAAAGCTTAATAAAAGTTAAGCTAAGTTAAGAAACATAATATAAATATTGCTTAATGAACTCCCCCCTTCACATCCCTTTTAAAGGTAACTAGTTCACTTAAGGTTACCTCTAATGAACAACACAAACTGAAGTAAGAGTCTTTTCAGGCTGTTTCATGAATTCCTGTTCCTCTTTCAGCTGTGTAATCTTACTCCTGATAACTTCATTAGTGCTGAAGTTAAGCCAAGGTTTTAGggattctttttcttaaaacaaTGCAGCAACaagaatatttttgaaaaacacTAATATACATGTAGGATCCTTGGGGTAAAAACATGATGATTAAATCTCAATGCATGAGTGATTAAGAATGAACTAAAATGCCCTGAACCCAAGTAAGTGTTCAAAATTCATAGACCTGAGTTAATGCAATAGTCAGCAGCATGCAGCTATTATTTTTCAGCTTAATTcattaaataatatattaaatatattgaaCGAATATTCAAACATTTTCCCATATTGAGACATATGTCACTAAAGGGAAAAATACTGGTGGTGAAGTGTAAAGTAAATAAATGGCAAAGTAAATCCCAGTTAGCTATCCTTGCCTGGAAATGTAGGGTAAGACTAGCATCTTTAATTGCAGAGATGATCCAAGACTTAACATTTGTCTTTCAACTCTACTCCAACTGCTACTAGCTGCACTCACTGTCACCTggtaaaaatacaaattaaagaGTGAATAAAAATTTCAGAGTTCTTCCAGCTGAGCTGACAATGATCTTGTTTGCATATATAGAAGCATTAAAAATTTATGTATGTGGAGAGTAAATCTATAAGTATATTGCTAGGCAACACTGGGAATGGTAGAAAGTGAATCAATAGCTATATCATCCCAGTCAATTCTTCATGGAACATCACCATAAGCAGTCCAGAAATAGTATTTTCAGATTCCTCTTAACTTCAAAATAATTAATTGGTGATtttgtattgtattatattcTCCTTTCTGTACAGCATTCAGGTACCAAACCATATGTAATTTGAACATACAAAGCAGAAGcgttaatttgtttttaaactggCACAGAATGGAGAGTCTCATATTGTTTAGTCATTGATACAGCTGATATTCCCACTGGCAAATGCTACCTACAAAAAGAGGGATGACTTAACAAATGTGTGTCACACCTCTATGAAGGGTTCCCACCAAAATGCGTAATCGTGGGGAAACACTTGCCACGAGGGGGCACAGTTGAATTGCATTTCCTTAGCAATCGAAGTGAAGCCATTTACTGTTGTTTTCACATAACTATGCAATTGTATCCCTGGGAGAGCACTGGACAGCAAGAATGCTTCCCCTCATTCTCATTCACAGGGTGTCTCCATGCGTTGTACAAAGATTTAAAGTATTGTTTGACCAATTATCATAAAGTTTACcaagcattttaaaatacttcagaTATTTATTAAGTAGCTTGTACTGCAAATGCAGTGTAAGAGAGGTGGAACAAAATATTCCATTTAGAAAGACAACAAATAAAAGCAGCACTACAGCACTACTCCTTTGTGTGAGAGGAGACTTCACTTGGCAGGTGGGACCTCGCAAAGTTTAACAGCTCGTGGTAACAAGATGGAAAAATATGCAATAAAGTACAATGTCACTGTATGCACAAGAACAGCAGTATAAAGCAGGCCATCCTGTGATCTTGAACAGTAAAGTAGCATTCATTGAACTGTAAATAAATATCCCCTTTTGCCAAACTGTAACAcatataataaaaattattttcataccTCCTAATGTCACGTTGCCATGAAGAAACCTCCCTTGATAAATAAGCCGCAAGATATTTGGACTGCTGACTTGTTCTTCTTCCCAGTctgaagagagagagaattttCACAGTTACATTGTAATAAAAACATCTTTTATTACTTCTCTCACCTTTACCCAGGAAGAAAATCAGGAAAGGACTCTTGTATAAAACACTGAAGAGAGAACACAGGCTGAAGGTACAGGAAGATAATTCAAGGCCAGCACTCCTGAAGTCTATTCTTGAATATATTATTTGACCCTGGGCATTGAAACACGTAATTTTATGTCTGCAAGTATAAATATTACTGATGTCACAGACTGCAGGATATATTTAGCAGATACACAAGtcctaaagaaaatatttcatacaTGCAAATTGCTTCCTGAATCCTGATATGCAGGCCATTCTGAGGCTTCCCAAGCCATACTTCTCATCACCAGCTAATTGACTGGCTGGAGCCGTTCTCCAGCAGCGGGAAGCTGCCGCACACAGAGCGAGCGCATGTGATGGGTCACTTGAAACAGGACTCTGAGATCACAGCCCTGAAAAAAAGCTCCGCAGGCAGCTCAGCGCAGTTCGATGACGGCCAGATCCAACCAGTTCCATGTCTGGAGGGGGCAGTGACCTGAGCAGCCCCCGACCTCCACCACAGAGCTCTCTCAGAACACCCACCAATACATTTTAAGGAGCTTCTCCAAGGCCCATCCATTTTTATGCGTGTTTTTATGTGTTTCAGTGTTTTTATGTAGCAAACACTGGTTCAAAAAAAAGCAAGCTTGCATTTTCCTACAATGCTTAAGCTATCATAAATAAATTATAAGCTTAAATGGTCTTTCCTACtcttttcccattccctgtcacAATGTGAAGAACAAATAAATATGCACTTTGCTCTCAGAACAAGTATCATAAAACCTTGAAATGTTGAATTTAAATGGTCTCTCTGGAAATACAGTGTCTTCTGTTTCTTAGATGACCAGATATCTGGCTACCGTTGTTCACAAACAttctctctttctgtttttGTAGTGTTTATATAGCAAAATCAATATTCAGCAAGAGATCGGGACAAGCCACAGAAACCAACCTGTTCACTGGGAACACACAATTAACATACAGGCAATAGCAACTGGCACCACAAAAGGAGAAGAACTGAAAAGAGTAGAAGGGGAAGCATGTAAAACAAAAGCCACAGCTGCAGAGTGTACAGAGAGGCATCTGGTGCAAAAAGCAAGCAGGCAGAgactgggcagcaggagccatcTCAGCCCCAGACCACGGTGGGAGCAAGGCTGGTGCCAGCAGTAGAATGTGCTACACTCCCAGGTGCTCCCATGGGCCTGGTTTATAAGATTAGATCAAATTAGGCAACCAAAGCTATTTGAATTTCAAGTATTTCCACTTAGGGGCTGATTCAATTGTCTTGCAATTCAAGCACATGCCCGTTCCACTGTGCTGTGAAGTGGGCTACATCAAGGCTGAATTATTGCACTGCTACCATAATagttttgttttggatttttttactcCATACAGTCTGACCTCCACTATACTGTGGCTGTAAAGAGAAATTCAGCCAGTTGACAGAGCCATAATGATGTGAAAGCACAACCAAAAGAAGACAGACTAGATTTTGGCACAGGTATTTTCTCACTGTTAAGCTGCCAAGTTACCCATCCttttaatttctgcttcttGGCTGGAAGTCTGAAACATTTCTTTCTGACATGAAttcaaattttaatttccacCGATGACTAAATGAGCCAAGGATGCACtgaatttaccttttttttttttaaagttcagaTAATTGCTGTACAAGAAAGAAGTTAATATTATTTAGCAGAAAATGGGGAGGAGAAGAAGAGAACAGGTAGCCTATCTAGATGAtatacattaaaataaatttggcATTTTCTACTGCAAGTCGAGACATCCTTAATTAACAGCTCTATTGCCAAAAGAGGTGGGGCAAGGTTTGCCTTAATCCTGCCAGCATGTGACAGAGGttatttcattccttttttccccacaagaTCATGACAAGTCCAAATGGTGGTAAAAACAATTGTAGCATCTCTGTTTCAAGGCAACTTTAGTCCTCATCAAAATTTCTCAGTCCTGTGGCAAAGAGGAGCACTCTCAGTCTGAAAACATCTAATGGGCAAATGTTTGTGGAAATCTATATGCTATTCTGAAGTGAGAtgtctttttttcatttaaattgaGACTATTCTTCTTTGTAAAAGCAATTAAATATTCATCAAAATTTAGAGTACTCCCTCTGGACAGCGGGTATTTGAACTGAGACTTCCATGTCTGgttctacttttttttaaagaagagaCTTTAAGGTCTGGGTTTCTTCCCAACTCTAAACTCAGAATCTGCAACTTTCAAGCTCTTCACAAGACTGTGAACATGATATCGCATGTTCACAGGCACAGACttgagtaaggaaaaaaaatccagttctGCCTCTACCAATGCAGATAAATGTACACAAAGAACATTTGGTTATGACAACTATGTTGTACATTATGTACATATGTACATTAAAATATGTACAGCACAGAAGCTATGTTAACCTATTTTTTAAAACGTTTTACTTCTGTAACTAATATACTTCAGAGGACTTAAAACCTCCTCCTTCATTACATATTTTACTAAATACATAATACTGCATCCCAGCAAATCAAACAGCAAACTGAACTTTTTTCCTGACCTCAAAGACCAGTTTAAGGACTAAAATACTGATTATCACCATTAACTTTTTGGCATAAACTATTATCCACCATATGTCTTTGACAAAGGCACCACAGAAACAGATAGTGCAATGTTTTAGTTTGTCTAAATAGCAGCCTTTTTAACATCAAAACAGTAACCCAAATGAAGTCCTGTACCAAAAGAAGCATTTTCTTTCATCGTATGTAATGCTATGTCTGGGTTTTGGCTATTTTCCCATGAAATCATAGTCGGGGAGAACAGAAGCACTTTGTTTTGGGGAGCTATTCACATATGTGAATACACATCTTAAGTTCTCAAGTCCATTTTCCAAAGCCAGTATTCCTGCATGACACCAAGTATATGTATATTTACACAAACAACATCCAGTCTTCTAATGTCTCTTAAAATGAGCTTTtatattcatttttttcctaaagaaataTCAGTATTACAGATCCTGTTGAAGATAAGGCAGTAAGGAAAAAGTACTTCAGACTCAATTTCACTAATGCATTCCTGTGACTTCCCATGTTTTATTTTAGCTGTTCTCACATAAGAGGTTTTATATCTCTGACATTTCCTCACACTTACTAGATCCTCTAAATGGATCGATAAAGAAAAGTGTCTAAAGATAGGGGGAAAGAAGTACTTCAATTTGGGGAAGCAGATTTCAGAAATAAAGTAGGAAACAGTTCTGACATCTAAAAATCTGCCCAACTGAAGGAACTGTGAAAAAGAAGGCAAGACACCTGTATTTCTGCATAAATCTTTGTCCAGATAGTGAATACACATACTTAATTTGAATGTTGAGCAAGAGATCAGTTTATTGACACTTCAGTCTGAATACACAGGGAATCTCCTTGCTCACCAGTTAAAAAGCCAAAGCCACACTGCTACTCACCCATTGGCCAGTTGTCATACACATGTTTTGCAATATCTGCAGCAGAGTCATTCGGTGAAAACAGGAACTCTTTTGTTTTCCCGCTTACCAAGATGAGGCGCAAATTTATctggtaaaaaaaccccaaaacatcagTATTAGGAAAGCTTACAGAgacaaattaaattatttatttgttaCAGTTACTAAAATCTGTTGTTGGTTTTGGAAGACTGATCCAAATGATTTGAGAAAACAGTTTAACATGTTAACATATGTTAAAAAGAGGGTCAAAGAGGTCAACAGAATGTTGTTCACATATCCATAATCTAGGAAGATTAAATTCTAACATCTGGTATTTTTGATTATAAACACCAGAAGACTCTGTTAGTGATTGAATCAACTGTGCCAGTAAAAAATGGCTTTCAATAAGGTAGAAATATATTCTAGCAATGACATACAGGCAACATAGCTCCTgaatgaagaggaaaaatataaaCCTGAAAAATTAACTTAGAATTAAAATATCAAAATCTGCACTTGAATACCTATGAGCCTAAATAAAAGCCCTAGAATGGTCCCTCCTGATCTCAGCCAGTGCATCTCCTACAAAATGCCAGAGAGTTAGGCAGCATTCTTCCTTGCTGCCAGCTGCCACAGAGATGCCTTCCTGAATGCCTCTGCCACTCTTCTGAATCCAACTTTGTCCCACAACTGTCTTTCACCACAAGTAAAGTGAGGTCCACAAGCAACACAGTAATAATATCACactgttatttttctttcattaatttCCTCCATATGACCACCAGCTCCTTCAGCcataattttcttctcttccatttGCAAACTACTGAATGTAATTTCTTTTCCATATAGCATTAAAATAACACATATTAAAAAGCTCACCATTACATTATTTACAATGCAAAAGAGATTAAATTTTGGCTCCTCAAGCGACTGTTTGCAAGGTCACAAAATACATTTGGTAGCACCTAGCAATGCCCATGGCAAGCAGGAGTCCAGCTGCTGTTGTACTTTGACCTACGGGCCCACATTTCATCAAGTTTCAGTGAGCCTTTAGCAGACTAACTGCTTGGATACTTTTTTCCAAGTCACATTCTCAAGCTGTGGCTCTCACTTGAGGTAAGTTGCAACAAAGCTTTCTTTGTTGGAATTCAGCAAACTGTTTTCTACATCAAATATCGAGTGCAGAATTTACAGCAAAGTCCAAGTTTTCTAGACTTCTTGAAAAAGATCTCAGTGCATCATATCTGCTGAACATAAGAGCCCTGCCTCAGCTGCCTGCTCTCCACTTATTTCAGAAGCTCTTTAGACAGATCATCTATTCCCTCCTGAATGCTTTGGCTTGGATTCATCCCACCTATCTTTAAGCACCTAATGGAGGTATCCAAATTACAATCTCTACCATCCAGCATACTGCAAGGTCAATGAAGGAAATGACCCCTCCTAAAAGCAATTCAGTGTCTATTTCAAAGTGTAGCAAGTACAAGAAGAGTGAGCATAAAAGGCTAAGTTCTCCTCCCTGTCCTCCCACTAACACCCTTTGGAAAAATACAAGTTCTCCCATTAGCCCAGGAAAGCAAATGGCAGCTGTCTCTGAGAAAGCACCACAGCCACTCCAAGAGCATCACTGCATACCatgaaatgacaaaaaaaaacttGAAAGAGAGAAACTGAGGGAATGCTGTTTAGTTGAAGAGAATTCTTCATAAAATTCAGACATTTGGCTATACACAGTAAAGCTtgttttctttgggatttccaCAATGATTATGGAATTATTTTCAGATTTCACCAATATTTACCAGAAAAAGCAGCTCAAGTTCTACTGTTCTTGTTTACTCCAAAAACCTAACTACTGTGATGAAACTACAGCTTCAAAAAGTTGGACTACATTCAGGTGCTGTTTTGCTTATATTGCCTTCCAGTTTCAGTATTTTGCCCCTCTTTACTGTCTCCACCTGTGTATGTATAGACAACACTCACATACACAGTTTCTTTAGCTGGACTACCCCAGATAAGATCTTCAAGCTTTCTCTAGTGAGATGCCTATTTCTCCTTTCATCCTAGGAGCCTGTCTCTGCACAATTTTTTCTATCTCCTCCCCAAACAAATGACAATTTCTGAAGCATACTACATGATGTCTAACCAGATGCTTGTAGAACACCACCAGTAATTTCCTCTGTCTACTGGAACCACCTGTGACTGTGGCCCAAGAGCACATATGCCTTCTTAACTGCACCATGCTGTTTGCTCAGTTACTCTGCACTCTTTTCTACTTTGATCCTTTCAATTATTCAGCCTCCAAGCCTTTATTTTGGCTGTATCACCCTAAAGCACATGGCTACAAATTTCATCCCAGTCCTATTACTCCATCCCTCAGAGAGAAAGGAGGATAGGTGTAAAGAAGTATTCTGCATCACAAAGATGTTTCAGATTTATCCCATGTCTGGGCACTGGACCTAAGAAATCCCCCAAAGTTCTTCTTCCTCTCTGCATTACAAGCACTTTTCAAACTTCATGTCACCAATGAATTCTAGCAGCAAGACATCTTTACACTTACGTTTGTCATTAAATGAATTAGGAAACATCAAAATTAATCTGACAGTTGTTTGATAATGAATTTAATAACAAGTGCTCTCTGAGCTGCCTCCCCCCCTCTCAGCCAGGTCCTTTATGTGAGGCTCACAGACACACAGTTTCTCTAATACTTTTTAATTTCTCCTGTTTAACCAACAGTTTGCAAAACAGCACCACATCAGTTACTAAGTACATATTCAGATGACACTATAAAAATATGCATGTAGAAAGTAAGTTCTTTTCATCAGTTTGCCACACTCCAGTTTTTGGAAGTGGGGTGTACTGCATTTGATTCCACTCTCTCTATACctcattatttttaaagcattaatGCACCTTTTTAAAATACTGCCAAAAATTTAGGAAGTTCAGACCACATCACAAACTGTTACTTGTGCTTGGAATGGGCTGCCTGtttaaaagaacaaacaaaccaaccccaaatttTCATCCCCAGTGCCTACCTTAGCTTCTTCACCAGCAGCCCTTTTGCCTCTCACTCCAATTCCCCATATCCATTTCCTATACTCTAACTGGCTCATGAGACACCCCCTTAGCTTGCTCCCTCTGGCCAAGCAGTTACCAAACTCTGAATTTATATCATTTATCTAAGGATTTATTTTGCTTCATCTCTGTGTAATTTAGCTCTGGTGGGGGTTACCTGGTTTTAAGACCACAGCACTTTCCTAGGTAGCAGACATAACACCAAACCATCCACTCCCTAGAACTACTTTGTTTGGATCCTACAAGATGActaaaaacaaccccaaaagaTTAGCCCTGCTCAGCACTTAAAAGTATGATTATAGCACTGCATTAACATAGACATTATGTTAACACAGAAGTGAAGTTATTCTTCTTCTGCCACAACATTAGGAAGacacatttctttttattctcaCTACTGAGTTTTGAGATCACT contains:
- the UBL3 gene encoding ubiquitin-like protein 3 translates to MSSSVPADMINLRLILVSGKTKEFLFSPNDSAADIAKHVYDNWPMDWEEEQVSSPNILRLIYQGRFLHGNVTLGALKLPFGKTTVMHLVARETLPEPNSQGQRNREKTGESNCCVIL